In Streptomyces sp. NBC_01439, the following are encoded in one genomic region:
- a CDS encoding ABC transporter ATP-binding protein codes for MRLLSRQFRLSRQSRPPSGDTGDTGGTRDTGDTGGTGGGESPVIELRGVGLTYPGPPPVEALHPCDLTVRRGEFITVVGPSGSGKSTFLNVAGLLDSPTSGRYLLDGIDTAALPDRERTALRGRRIGFVFQSFHLLPHRSALENVTLAMLYTGIPRAGRLVRAREALDQVGLGHRAGAVPGRLSGGERQRVAIARALVGRPSLLLCDEPTGNLDSVNAASVLGLLDELHGAGMTVLVITHDPEVARRGARTVTIRDGRLDP; via the coding sequence ATGAGGCTGCTGTCCCGTCAATTCCGTCTGTCCCGTCAATCCCGGCCGCCCTCCGGCGACACGGGCGACACAGGCGGCACACGCGACACGGGCGACACGGGCGGCACGGGCGGCGGCGAAAGCCCCGTGATCGAGCTCCGCGGGGTCGGCCTCACCTACCCCGGGCCGCCGCCCGTCGAGGCCCTGCACCCCTGCGACCTGACCGTCCGGCGCGGCGAGTTCATCACCGTCGTCGGCCCCTCCGGGTCAGGGAAGTCCACCTTCCTCAACGTCGCCGGGCTGCTCGACTCCCCCACCAGCGGCCGGTACCTGCTCGACGGGATCGACACCGCCGCGCTCCCCGACCGGGAGCGCACCGCGTTGCGCGGGCGCCGGATCGGCTTCGTCTTCCAGTCCTTCCACCTCCTCCCCCACCGGTCCGCCCTGGAGAACGTCACCCTCGCCATGCTCTACACCGGAATCCCGCGCGCCGGGCGCCTCGTACGGGCCCGCGAGGCCCTCGACCAGGTCGGTCTCGGGCACCGGGCCGGCGCCGTGCCCGGCCGGCTGTCCGGCGGCGAGCGCCAGCGGGTGGCGATCGCCCGCGCCCTCGTCGGGCGTCCCTCGCTCCTCCTGTGCGACGAGCCGACCGGCAACCTCGACTCCGTGAACGCCGCGTCCGTCCTCGGGCTGCTGGACGAACTGCACGGAGCCGGGATGACCGTCCTCGTCATCACTCACGACCCCGAGGTGGCCCGGCGCGGCGCGCGGACCGTCACCATCCGCGACGGGCGGCTGGATCCTTGA
- a CDS encoding ABC transporter permease, whose product MSAVAPTRLSVRDALAEAVAGMLRRPGRAVLTSLGTVLGVGSFVAVLGLTATISSQIDARFNVLTATEVSIEDVAAQQDEFAGTAFPADAEQRLRAVAGIEHAGVLWTVRLDSHTAVGPLPSGAGDPTTGAAVVAASPGAVAALVPTLQQGRLYDDFAERGHERVVVIGSGLAARLGITTLATRPALYIGQEPFIVAGIVADLRRRPEHLMSVLVPRTTAEQMWGPPAPGGATMLISTELGAARQVAGLAPLALRPDHPEYLKAVPPPDPRMLRSGVTADLSALFLLLAGICLVIGAVGIANTTLVAVLERTGEIGLRRALGARGRHVSAQFLTESAALGALGGLVGTSLGELTVVAVALARDWTPVIHPATVAAAPLAGLVTGLLAGLYPAWRAARVEPAEALRR is encoded by the coding sequence TTGAGCGCCGTCGCACCCACCCGGCTGTCCGTGCGCGACGCCCTTGCCGAGGCCGTCGCCGGGATGCTGCGCCGCCCCGGCCGGGCCGTGCTCACCTCCCTCGGCACCGTCCTCGGCGTGGGCAGCTTCGTGGCCGTACTCGGCCTCACCGCCACCATCTCCTCGCAGATCGACGCCAGGTTCAACGTCCTGACCGCCACCGAGGTCAGCATCGAGGACGTCGCCGCCCAGCAGGACGAGTTCGCAGGGACCGCCTTCCCCGCCGACGCCGAGCAGCGGCTGCGCGCCGTCGCGGGCATCGAGCACGCCGGAGTGCTGTGGACGGTGCGGCTCGACTCGCACACCGCGGTCGGCCCCCTGCCGTCCGGCGCCGGCGACCCGACCACCGGCGCAGCCGTCGTGGCGGCCTCCCCCGGCGCCGTCGCCGCCCTCGTACCGACCCTCCAGCAGGGCCGGCTCTACGACGACTTCGCCGAGCGCGGCCACGAGCGCGTCGTCGTCATCGGCAGCGGACTCGCCGCCCGCCTCGGCATCACCACCCTGGCCACCCGGCCCGCCCTCTACATCGGCCAGGAGCCCTTCATCGTGGCGGGCATCGTCGCGGACCTCCGGCGCCGGCCCGAACACCTGATGTCGGTCCTCGTCCCGCGCACCACCGCCGAGCAAATGTGGGGGCCGCCCGCACCCGGCGGCGCGACCATGCTGATCTCCACCGAACTCGGCGCCGCCCGCCAGGTCGCCGGCCTCGCCCCGCTCGCGCTGCGCCCCGACCACCCCGAGTACCTCAAGGCCGTCCCGCCGCCCGATCCGCGGATGCTGCGCTCCGGTGTCACCGCCGACCTGAGCGCGCTCTTCCTGCTGCTCGCCGGGATCTGCCTGGTCATCGGCGCGGTCGGGATCGCCAACACCACCCTGGTCGCCGTACTGGAGCGGACCGGCGAGATCGGGCTGCGCCGGGCGCTCGGCGCCCGGGGACGCCACGTCTCGGCCCAGTTCCTGACCGAGTCGGCGGCCCTGGGGGCCCTCGGCGGGCTGGTCGGGACCTCGCTGGGCGAGTTGACCGTGGTCGCCGTCGCCCTGGCCCGGGACTGGACCCCGGTGATCCATCCGGCCACCGTCGCCGCGGCCCCGCTCGCCGGCCTGGTCACCGGGCTGCTGGCCGGGCTCTATCCCGCCTGGCGGGCGGCCCGTGTCGAACCGGCCGAGGCCCTGCGAAGATAG
- a CDS encoding transcriptional regulator — protein sequence MTLPNTDLAKWLGRSGMSNKELARQIKVAAQVWGEPHIQPDATAVRRWLNGLRPRPPVPEIIADVISAKVGFRVTTYDLGFPEGGTADRSLAYNSSFAVTVEAVADLGRADVDRRKFLAAAPFAAVAAVGPSRDWLLNMLEQQPEPGRRVRLEDVSAVKNMFGEFQKMDVLQGGGSGRLILAQYMNQHVYPLLRETHSEDVRRALCEAAAEQTYLLGWMSYDSGEHGTAQRYLIQSLRLAEESGNAALGAHVLAGMADQTTLLGNPTEGRRLAQAGRAGLGKDVSPACMADLWALEARALAKLGEGSAAIRAVAESEAAYSRVQLKNEPEWAAFIDPAYLHGEHANTFRDLKDAAAAEEHAQRSIVHARKQRRARRGAMSQAALAASHLQRNDLEAAHSAGLRTLSLSRQVKSSRCVEAVQDLQRRMQPFGTHRLVADFNERARELVAAA from the coding sequence ATGACGTTGCCGAACACTGATCTAGCGAAGTGGCTGGGACGATCCGGCATGAGCAACAAGGAGTTGGCTCGCCAGATCAAAGTCGCAGCTCAGGTGTGGGGTGAGCCCCACATCCAGCCCGACGCAACGGCGGTCCGACGATGGCTGAACGGGCTTCGGCCGCGACCGCCCGTACCCGAGATCATCGCCGATGTCATCTCGGCGAAGGTTGGGTTCCGGGTCACGACGTACGATTTGGGCTTTCCTGAAGGCGGAACGGCCGACCGCTCACTCGCCTACAACTCCTCATTCGCCGTTACGGTTGAAGCCGTAGCCGATTTGGGGAGGGCCGACGTGGACCGTCGAAAGTTCCTGGCAGCGGCACCCTTTGCCGCCGTCGCCGCTGTGGGGCCGTCACGAGACTGGCTGTTGAACATGCTTGAGCAGCAGCCAGAGCCGGGCCGGCGCGTCCGCCTTGAAGACGTGTCCGCCGTCAAGAACATGTTCGGCGAGTTCCAGAAGATGGATGTACTGCAAGGCGGAGGCTCGGGACGTCTCATCCTGGCTCAGTACATGAACCAGCACGTCTACCCGCTGTTGCGCGAAACCCACTCCGAGGACGTCCGGCGGGCCTTGTGCGAGGCGGCGGCCGAGCAGACGTACCTGCTCGGCTGGATGAGCTACGACAGCGGAGAGCACGGGACCGCGCAGCGCTACTTGATCCAGTCGCTTCGGCTTGCCGAGGAATCCGGTAACGCAGCCCTCGGTGCACACGTCCTCGCCGGAATGGCGGATCAGACCACCCTGCTCGGCAACCCCACGGAAGGCCGGCGGCTCGCGCAGGCTGGTCGTGCCGGGCTCGGCAAGGACGTGTCGCCCGCGTGCATGGCTGATCTGTGGGCACTCGAGGCCCGGGCCCTCGCCAAGCTTGGCGAAGGTTCCGCCGCAATTCGAGCGGTGGCTGAATCCGAGGCGGCCTACAGCCGCGTACAGCTCAAGAACGAGCCGGAGTGGGCGGCGTTCATCGACCCTGCGTACCTGCACGGCGAGCACGCGAACACCTTCCGTGACCTCAAGGACGCAGCCGCCGCCGAGGAACACGCACAGCGGTCCATCGTCCACGCCCGCAAGCAGCGGCGGGCCCGCCGCGGTGCGATGTCGCAGGCCGCCCTTGCCGCCTCGCATCTCCAGCGGAATGACCTCGAAGCGGCGCACTCGGCGGGGCTTCGCACACTCTCCCTGTCGCGCCAGGTCAAGAGCTCTCGGTGTGTCGAGGCGGTGCAGGACTTGCAGCGCCGGATGCAGCCGTTCGGTACGCACCGCCTTGTCGCCGACTTCAACGAGCGCGCCCGGGAACTGGTCGCCGCAGCGTAG
- a CDS encoding ATP-binding protein — MLRSATQRFPRADGAVPEARSFLGDVLEEWRVTDRSDDAALCLSELAANAVRHGEHCGFLVEVSLDDERLRVEVYDAGAGAPRLAQPSDDDTTGRGLLIVSSLADGWGVTPHGSCGKTVWAEFKTDENTTWVGVIRC; from the coding sequence ATGCTGAGATCGGCGACGCAGCGGTTTCCGCGAGCAGACGGCGCGGTACCCGAGGCCCGTTCGTTCTTAGGTGACGTGCTTGAGGAGTGGAGGGTTACCGACCGCTCCGACGACGCGGCGCTCTGCCTCTCCGAGCTTGCAGCCAACGCGGTACGGCACGGCGAACACTGCGGCTTCCTCGTCGAGGTCTCACTCGATGACGAGCGCCTGCGTGTCGAGGTGTACGACGCAGGGGCGGGGGCTCCCCGCCTCGCGCAGCCGAGTGACGACGACACCACCGGGCGCGGGCTGCTCATCGTGTCCTCCCTGGCGGACGGATGGGGGGTGACGCCGCACGGCTCGTGCGGCAAGACCGTATGGGCGGAGTTCAAGACGGACGAGAACACGACGTGGGTCGGCGTGATCCGATGCTGA
- the tgmA gene encoding putative ATP-grasp-modified RiPP, producing MTTAVAPWGTKRLALYPSITEVPYARTEIDPDTQTTRYLDADGRRVEMAGGHGTGTSTANSTATSSDGGGKNPPPPADSDLTEDSDSD from the coding sequence ATGACCACCGCAGTAGCGCCTTGGGGCACCAAGCGCTTAGCGCTGTACCCCAGCATCACCGAAGTCCCGTACGCCCGAACGGAGATCGACCCGGACACTCAGACGACGCGCTATCTCGACGCGGACGGCAGGCGTGTCGAGATGGCCGGGGGCCACGGCACCGGGACGAGCACGGCCAACAGCACCGCGACGTCATCCGACGGCGGGGGCAAGAATCCGCCCCCGCCCGCCGACTCCGACCTCACCGAAGACAGCGACTCGGACTGA
- the tgmB gene encoding ATP-grasp ribosomal peptide maturase, giving the protein MTDAPVLVITALGDVTADLVMEELYGRGIPAVRLDPAADFAHTANMSVRIERGSFTGDVTTSTRHLDLSGVRSVYWRRPSPFAAPQTTASPEQRFGVEQSRRGYMGALTALPGALYVNHPSRNRDAENKALQLATAARLGFTLPDTLITNTPADAQKFAADHGPVIYKPIHRVHLAGEDGRNRTVWVRTVQADELDDSIALCPHLFQACVPKIADIRLAAIGDDAFAARIDTAGDHLDWRQDQSLITCSPIAVPCSVREAVRTFLHAFGLSFGAFDFALDADGRWWFLECNPNGQWAFVDEPTTRAIASALADTLQKGTPHDQ; this is encoded by the coding sequence ATGACCGACGCACCGGTTCTCGTCATCACCGCACTCGGTGACGTCACGGCGGATCTGGTGATGGAAGAGCTGTACGGTCGGGGCATCCCGGCCGTACGGCTCGACCCCGCCGCCGACTTCGCGCACACGGCCAACATGAGCGTCCGGATCGAACGGGGTTCCTTCACCGGGGATGTCACCACCTCGACTCGGCATCTGGACCTGTCGGGCGTTCGGTCTGTCTACTGGCGGCGCCCGAGCCCCTTCGCCGCCCCTCAGACAACGGCATCTCCCGAGCAGCGATTCGGGGTTGAGCAATCGCGCCGCGGCTACATGGGGGCGCTGACCGCACTTCCCGGGGCCTTGTACGTCAACCACCCCTCGCGGAACCGCGACGCCGAGAACAAGGCTCTACAGCTCGCCACCGCGGCCCGCCTCGGCTTCACGCTCCCCGACACATTGATCACAAACACGCCGGCAGATGCCCAGAAGTTCGCGGCCGACCACGGACCCGTGATCTACAAGCCCATTCACCGCGTGCACCTCGCCGGCGAGGACGGACGGAACCGAACAGTCTGGGTGCGCACCGTCCAAGCGGACGAGCTCGACGACTCGATCGCCCTGTGCCCCCATCTCTTCCAAGCCTGCGTCCCGAAGATCGCCGACATTCGTCTCGCCGCCATCGGAGATGACGCGTTCGCAGCCCGGATCGACACCGCCGGCGATCACCTCGATTGGCGCCAGGACCAAAGCCTCATCACCTGCTCCCCGATCGCGGTTCCCTGTTCCGTTCGCGAGGCTGTCCGCACGTTCCTTCATGCGTTCGGGCTCAGCTTCGGCGCTTTCGACTTCGCCCTCGACGCCGACGGTCGATGGTGGTTCCTCGAATGCAACCCGAACGGGCAGTGGGCGTTCGTCGACGAGCCGACAACCCGTGCCATCGCGAGCGCACTCGCCGACACCCTCCAGAAGGGCACCCCGCATGACCAGTGA